From the Rhinolophus sinicus isolate RSC01 linkage group LG02, ASM3656204v1, whole genome shotgun sequence genome, one window contains:
- the APBB2 gene encoding amyloid beta precursor protein binding family B member 2 isoform X10, with protein MAERKNAKALACRSLQERSNVNLDVPLQVDFPTPKTELVQKFHVQYLGMLPVDKPVGMDTLNNAIESLMTSASKEDWLSVNMNVADATVTVISEKNEEEILVECRVRFLSFMGVGKDVHTFAFIMDTGNQRFECHVFWCEPNAANVSEAVQAACMLRYQKCLVARPPSQKLRPPPPPADSVTRRVTTNVKRGVLSLIDTLKQKRPVTETP; from the exons aTGGCTGAAAGGAAGAATGCCAAAGCCCTGGCCTGTAGATCCTTACAGGAAAGAAGCAATGTGAATCTCGACGTTCCCTTGCAAG TAGATTTCCCAACGCCAAAGACTGAGCTGGTGCAGAAGTTCCACGTGCAGTACTTGGGCATGTTGCCCGTAGACAAACCAGTCG GAATGGATACCCTCAACAATGCCATAGAAAGTCTCATGACCTCAGCCAGCAAGGAGGATTGGCTGTCAGTGAACATGAATGTGGCCGATGCTACTGTGACTGTCATCAGTGAGAAG aatgaagaagaaatctTAGTGGAGTGTCGTGTGCGATTCCTGTCCTTCATGGGTGTCGGGAAGGATGTCCACACATTTGCCTTCATCATGGACACTGGGAACCAGCGCTTTGAGTGCCACGTTTTCTGGTGCGAGCCGAACGCTGCTAATGTGTCCGAGGCGGTGCAGGCCGCCTGCATG ttacgATACCAGAAGTGCTTGGTAGCGAGGCCGCCTTCACAGAAACTTCGACCACCTCCTCCGCCAGCAGACTCAGTGACCAGAAGAGTCACAACCAATGTAAAACGAGGGGTCTTGTCCCTCATTGACACTTTGAAACAGAAACGCCCTGTCACAGAAACGCCCTAG
- the APBB2 gene encoding amyloid beta precursor protein binding family B member 2 isoform X11, translating to MLTCCFCSVPSCLPGFRERDFAYVARDKDTRILKCHVFRCDTPAKAIATSLHEICSKIMAERKNAKALACRSLQERSNVNLDVPLQVDFPTPKTELVQKFHVQYLGMLPVDKPVGMDTLNNAIESLMTSASKEDWLSVNMNVADATVTVISEKNEEEILVECRVRFLSFMGVGKDVHTFAFIMDTGNQRFECHVFWCEPNAANVSEAVQAACMLRYQKCLVARPPSQKLRPPPPPADSVTRRVTTNVKRGVLSLIDTLKQKRPVTETP from the exons ATGCTAACGTGTTGTTTCTGCTCTGTTCCCTCATGCCTACCCGGATTCAGAGAGAG AGACTTTGCTTAtgtagcaagagacaaagatacAAGAATTTTGAAATGTCATGTATTTCGATGTGACACACCAGCAAAAGCCATTGCCACGAGCCTCCACGAAATCTGTTCCAAG attaTGGCTGAAAGGAAGAATGCCAAAGCCCTGGCCTGTAGATCCTTACAGGAAAGAAGCAATGTGAATCTCGACGTTCCCTTGCAAG TAGATTTCCCAACGCCAAAGACTGAGCTGGTGCAGAAGTTCCACGTGCAGTACTTGGGCATGTTGCCCGTAGACAAACCAGTCG GAATGGATACCCTCAACAATGCCATAGAAAGTCTCATGACCTCAGCCAGCAAGGAGGATTGGCTGTCAGTGAACATGAATGTGGCCGATGCTACTGTGACTGTCATCAGTGAGAAG aatgaagaagaaatctTAGTGGAGTGTCGTGTGCGATTCCTGTCCTTCATGGGTGTCGGGAAGGATGTCCACACATTTGCCTTCATCATGGACACTGGGAACCAGCGCTTTGAGTGCCACGTTTTCTGGTGCGAGCCGAACGCTGCTAATGTGTCCGAGGCGGTGCAGGCCGCCTGCATG ttacgATACCAGAAGTGCTTGGTAGCGAGGCCGCCTTCACAGAAACTTCGACCACCTCCTCCGCCAGCAGACTCAGTGACCAGAAGAGTCACAACCAATGTAAAACGAGGGGTCTTGTCCCTCATTGACACTTTGAAACAGAAACGCCCTGTCACAGAAACGCCCTAG